In Xiphophorus hellerii strain 12219 chromosome 4, Xiphophorus_hellerii-4.1, whole genome shotgun sequence, a single genomic region encodes these proteins:
- the LOC116718532 gene encoding gastrula zinc finger protein XlCGF7.1-like isoform X1, whose translation MESRDQNRDQNQDQDQDQNRDQDKDQDQNRDHDQDQDQNRDQDQDQNRDQDQDQDQLSCSPFRWKKQKRKGKARSKGHRCLLCSKTFQSAERLKAHQIVHSEERPHICSDCGASFKVLNSLKLHQRIHTGEKPYGCVECGASFSVSSSLKKHQRLHTGEKPYKCDECGKCFAESSALTVHRRTHTGEKPYRCDVCGKGFKTLSEVKQHRIHHTGEKPFWCHQCDKRFVTKQALQTHQVIHSDLKPFICGECGEAFKLAVSLRRHQRVHAGYQCDACGEIFATALIRANHKRSTSGWTCCSATGVSGSSR comes from the exons ATGGAGAGTCGGGACCAGAACCgcgaccagaaccaggaccaggaccaggaccagaaccgtGACCAGGAcaaggaccaggaccagaaccgtGACCacgaccaggaccaggaccagaaccgtgaccaggaccaggaccagaaccgtgaccaggaccaggaccaggaccagctCTCCTGCTCTCCTTTTAGGTGGAAGAAG CAGAAACGTAAAGGGAAAGCGAGGTCAAAGGGTCACCGCTGTCTGCTGTGTAGTAAAACCTTCCAGTCAGCTGAGAGGCTGAAGGCCCACCAGATCGTCCACAGTGAGGAGAGACCACACATCTGCAGCGACTGCGGCGCCTCCTTCAAGGTGTTGAACTCCCTGAAGCTCCATCAGCGGATTCACACCGGAGAGAAACCGTACGGCTGTGTGGAGTGCGGAGCGTCCTTCTCCGTGTCCAGCAGTCTGAAGAAACACCAGCGGCTGCACACGGGGGAGAAACCCTACAAGTGTGATGAGTGTGGGAAGTGTTTCGCTGAGTCCAGCGCCTTGACGGTCCACAGACGCACACACACGGGTGAGAAACCGTATCGGTGTGATGTGTGTGGGAAGGGATTTAAAACATTGTCTGAGGTGAAACAGCACCGGATCCACCACACCGGAGAGAAACCCTTCTGGTGTCACCAGTGTGACAAACGTTTCGTCACCAAGCAGGCTCTCCAGACCCACCAGGTCATCCACTCGGACCTGAAACCGTTCATATGCGGCGAGTGTGGAGAAGCCTTCAAGCTGGCCGTCTCCCTGAGGCGCCACCAACGGGTTCACGCCGGGTATCAGTGTGACGCCTGCGGGGAGATATTCGCCACGGCGCTGATCCGAGCCAATCACAAGCGCAGCACAAGTGGCTGGACGTGCTGCAGCGCAACTGGCGTCTCCGGAAGCTCCAGATGA
- the LOC116718532 gene encoding gastrula zinc finger protein XlCGF7.1-like isoform X2, which produces MESRDQNRDQNQDQDQDQNRDQDKDQDQNRDHDQDQDQNRDQDQDQNRDQDQDQDQLSCSPFRWKKKRKGKARSKGHRCLLCSKTFQSAERLKAHQIVHSEERPHICSDCGASFKVLNSLKLHQRIHTGEKPYGCVECGASFSVSSSLKKHQRLHTGEKPYKCDECGKCFAESSALTVHRRTHTGEKPYRCDVCGKGFKTLSEVKQHRIHHTGEKPFWCHQCDKRFVTKQALQTHQVIHSDLKPFICGECGEAFKLAVSLRRHQRVHAGYQCDACGEIFATALIRANHKRSTSGWTCCSATGVSGSSR; this is translated from the exons ATGGAGAGTCGGGACCAGAACCgcgaccagaaccaggaccaggaccaggaccagaaccgtGACCAGGAcaaggaccaggaccagaaccgtGACCacgaccaggaccaggaccagaaccgtgaccaggaccaggaccagaaccgtgaccaggaccaggaccaggaccagctCTCCTGCTCTCCTTTTAGGTGGAAGAAG AAACGTAAAGGGAAAGCGAGGTCAAAGGGTCACCGCTGTCTGCTGTGTAGTAAAACCTTCCAGTCAGCTGAGAGGCTGAAGGCCCACCAGATCGTCCACAGTGAGGAGAGACCACACATCTGCAGCGACTGCGGCGCCTCCTTCAAGGTGTTGAACTCCCTGAAGCTCCATCAGCGGATTCACACCGGAGAGAAACCGTACGGCTGTGTGGAGTGCGGAGCGTCCTTCTCCGTGTCCAGCAGTCTGAAGAAACACCAGCGGCTGCACACGGGGGAGAAACCCTACAAGTGTGATGAGTGTGGGAAGTGTTTCGCTGAGTCCAGCGCCTTGACGGTCCACAGACGCACACACACGGGTGAGAAACCGTATCGGTGTGATGTGTGTGGGAAGGGATTTAAAACATTGTCTGAGGTGAAACAGCACCGGATCCACCACACCGGAGAGAAACCCTTCTGGTGTCACCAGTGTGACAAACGTTTCGTCACCAAGCAGGCTCTCCAGACCCACCAGGTCATCCACTCGGACCTGAAACCGTTCATATGCGGCGAGTGTGGAGAAGCCTTCAAGCTGGCCGTCTCCCTGAGGCGCCACCAACGGGTTCACGCCGGGTATCAGTGTGACGCCTGCGGGGAGATATTCGCCACGGCGCTGATCCGAGCCAATCACAAGCGCAGCACAAGTGGCTGGACGTGCTGCAGCGCAACTGGCGTCTCCGGAAGCTCCAGATGA